A single genomic interval of Hyphomicrobium methylovorum harbors:
- a CDS encoding succinate dehydrogenase assembly factor 2 — translation MTDDLDVRRRRAAYRSHHRGTKEMDFLLGRFADQHLPAFLDAEMAQFEGLLELPDPTLQRWILSGAEPDQSEFRTLIADIRVFHGL, via the coding sequence CGTGCGACGGCGGCGAGCCGCCTACCGCTCTCACCACCGCGGCACGAAGGAGATGGATTTCCTGCTCGGCCGCTTTGCCGATCAGCATCTTCCAGCGTTTCTCGATGCGGAGATGGCGCAGTTCGAGGGTTTGTTGGAGCTACCCGATCCCACTCTGCAACGGTGGATCCTCAGCGGGGCCGAGCCGGACCAGAGCGAGTTTCGGACCCTGATCGCCGACATTCGCGTTTTCCACGGACTTTGA